The segment GGGAGATTACAAACTTTGTATTCTACTAGGCTTTTTTTGTTTCCTTTTTTTGATGGAAAGTAAACGTACTATAGCTAAGGAGTGAATAAATTTGCAAAGTTATTGGGTTACCATATTGATCGCTGCAATATTTGAGGTGTTCTGGGTTAGTGGACTAAAACATGCAGATGGCTTTTGGTCATGGGTTCTAACAATTATTTCAATTTTTATGAGCTTTTATTTATTAATTAAAGCAACACAAAAACTTCCAGTCGGTACTGTTTATGCTGTTTTTGTTGGTTTAGGTACAGCAGGATCTGTTCTAACAGAAATTATTATCTTCGGAGAGTCTGTAAAACTGGAAAAATTGCTATTAATTGGATTTTTATTAATTGGCGTTATTGGTTTAAAACTAATTACAAATACGAAGAGTGAGAAAGGGGTTGATTCATAGTGGCTTGGGTCGCCTTAATTGCTGCTGGCTTTTGTGAGATATTTGGTGTAACAATGATTAATAAGTTCAATCAGGATCGAAAATGGACCTCATTATTATTGTTAACAATAGGTTTTATAGCTAGTTTTATTCTATTATCGTTCGCAATGGTTTCAATTCCAATGAGTACAGCCTATGCCATTTGGACAGGTATTGGTGCTGCTGGCGCAACAGTGATAGGAATGTTTTTTTATGGAGAAGCAAAAGATTGGAAACGAATTGTTTTTATATCTATGATATTATGTTCGGTCATTGGCTTAAAGTTAATTTCCTAATTGTTAATACTAAAAAAAATCGCTCATAATAGAGCGATTTTTTATTTAAAATTTGTAGTTTTTGCAATAATATTCATAATCTATTATTTTCCTACAACACGGCTTACAACTTCAGAAACATCTGCCCTACTCATTTTTTCTTTTCCTTCTGTTAATGCATTTAGCGTAGCATGAGCAAGCGCTAAT is part of the Bacillus sp. Marseille-P3661 genome and harbors:
- a CDS encoding DMT family transporter — protein: MQSYWVTILIAAIFEVFWVSGLKHADGFWSWVLTIISIFMSFYLLIKATQKLPVGTVYAVFVGLGTAGSVLTEIIIFGESVKLEKLLLIGFLLIGVIGLKLITNTKSEKGVDS
- a CDS encoding DMT family transporter; translated protein: MAWVALIAAGFCEIFGVTMINKFNQDRKWTSLLLLTIGFIASFILLSFAMVSIPMSTAYAIWTGIGAAGATVIGMFFYGEAKDWKRIVFISMILCSVIGLKLIS